A genome region from Labilibaculum antarcticum includes the following:
- a CDS encoding reductive dehalogenase produces MGKSKEKCQSTVGRRDFMKKIGVGAGAVGLGFVGFGASGLGVDGSKNLDEMMISPLAERKLPFWVKEVDEPTVEIDWENLEIFHGPENTLFNPASWENPKEYFDIYNKNIESTKKNVQDNVPGLSLKDRALADANCWGWGGRSGADLAAPWAGADVKSNPKWEHPTMYYTPEDYGVEKHQGTPEENSKMLRTAGRIIGAADMGFVKLDEKTKKLLWGKIQFEEVERGYAEPENNKFVLPNKELWAICSLVPQSLWMQQYSERMSWASSNTMSYSRANIFGNRLSVFLRGLGYQAYGGDTESMGRSVGFGVMAGLGEYGRAGILVSPKYGTDIRTVMITITDMPLAVTKPIDAGITKFCETCKKCGEMCPSGAISMEDKPFWGGDAACQAKGIKGWYMDAKKCYTYMLGGEPDCSRCQTVCPFTKFDDAVIHDLIKLSIGTTPMLNSAIRKMDDVFGYGEEGDLTETPWDLDPMDIPLYGLDKSRS; encoded by the coding sequence ATGGGAAAGTCAAAGGAAAAATGCCAGTCAACAGTAGGTCGAAGAGATTTTATGAAAAAAATAGGAGTAGGAGCTGGAGCTGTGGGATTAGGTTTCGTAGGATTCGGTGCTTCTGGATTGGGTGTTGATGGATCTAAAAATCTGGATGAAATGATGATTTCCCCTTTAGCTGAACGGAAATTACCGTTCTGGGTTAAAGAGGTGGATGAGCCTACAGTAGAAATTGATTGGGAGAATCTGGAAATATTCCATGGTCCCGAGAATACATTATTTAATCCTGCTTCCTGGGAAAATCCAAAAGAATACTTTGATATATACAATAAGAACATTGAATCTACCAAGAAAAATGTTCAAGATAATGTTCCTGGGCTGTCGCTAAAAGACAGAGCTTTAGCGGACGCTAACTGTTGGGGTTGGGGAGGACGTTCTGGTGCTGATTTAGCTGCGCCATGGGCAGGTGCTGACGTTAAGTCGAATCCTAAGTGGGAGCATCCTACTATGTATTATACTCCAGAAGATTATGGCGTAGAAAAACATCAAGGTACACCAGAGGAAAACTCCAAAATGTTAAGAACAGCTGGAAGAATTATAGGGGCTGCTGATATGGGCTTTGTAAAGCTTGACGAAAAAACAAAGAAATTACTTTGGGGTAAGATTCAATTTGAAGAGGTTGAGAGAGGATATGCAGAGCCAGAAAACAACAAATTTGTTCTACCAAATAAAGAGTTGTGGGCAATATGTTCTCTTGTACCTCAGTCGTTATGGATGCAGCAATACTCAGAGAGAATGAGCTGGGCTTCTAGTAATACAATGAGTTATTCTAGAGCTAATATTTTCGGAAATAGATTGAGTGTATTCTTAAGAGGTTTAGGATATCAAGCCTATGGAGGAGATACTGAATCTATGGGACGTTCGGTAGGTTTTGGAGTGATGGCGGGACTTGGAGAATATGGTAGAGCAGGAATACTGGTTAGTCCAAAATATGGAACCGATATAAGAACTGTAATGATAACAATTACAGACATGCCGTTGGCAGTAACAAAACCGATAGATGCCGGTATTACCAAATTTTGTGAGACCTGTAAGAAATGTGGCGAAATGTGTCCTTCTGGTGCCATTAGCATGGAAGATAAACCATTCTGGGGTGGTGATGCTGCCTGTCAAGCAAAAGGTATTAAAGGATGGTATATGGATGCCAAAAAGTGTTATACCTATATGTTGGGAGGCGAACCAGATTGTAGTCGCTGTCAAACTGTTTGTCCGTTTACAAAATTTGATGACGCCGTAATACATGACCTAATTAAATTATCAATCGGAACTACGCCTATGTTGAATTCAGCAATTCGAAAAATGGATGATGTGTTTGGCTATGGAGAAGAAGGGGATCTTACTGAAACACCATGGGATCTTGATCCAATGGATATTCCTCTATACGGTTTAGATAAATCACGTTCATAA
- a CDS encoding MFS transporter — protein sequence MAAISKLLKKMLSEYYFFLSNPRDMRVLLITNMIYAFVLPVVDIFVSAYIMRFTNNDFTMVAYYQLAIYTGIPLTFFINGFLLKKIKIANLYSFGMLLSGISMLFMMTLDHLNFVGVVFSGLIMGASFGFFWANRDFLALDTTNDKNRNYYYGLETFFFTITSIIIPLFVGWFIISSKTMGWFGEHRAYQFITLGVFILTIISSIVIHKEKFKNPKQKKFLHFHFDRLWHKMLFLAGLKGLAQGYLVTAPAILIMYLIGDEGSLGTIQAISGIVTAIVLYLLGRFSKPEHRIYIFTVGLLIFVAGTMANAIMFSATGAMVFMLAMVLFRPLHDIAYFPIQMRVIDVLSRKEKRNEFAYIFNHEFGLFVGRVFGLVMFLLLTHYVSEVFALKYSLLIIALLQLISIPVAKMIIRHTDKEEFKSNDLNVKLEDVSDTSAVKPAV from the coding sequence ATGGCTGCTATTTCTAAATTATTGAAAAAAATGCTCTCAGAGTATTATTTTTTTCTCAGCAACCCTCGCGATATGAGGGTTCTGTTGATTACCAATATGATTTATGCTTTTGTGCTTCCTGTGGTCGATATATTTGTGAGTGCCTATATCATGCGTTTCACCAATAACGATTTTACAATGGTAGCCTATTATCAGCTGGCTATTTATACCGGAATACCGCTTACATTCTTTATCAATGGTTTTCTCTTGAAAAAAATCAAAATCGCCAATTTATACAGTTTTGGAATGCTGTTAAGTGGTATATCCATGTTGTTTATGATGACGCTTGATCATCTTAATTTTGTAGGAGTTGTTTTTTCTGGATTAATAATGGGAGCATCTTTTGGTTTTTTCTGGGCCAACCGGGATTTTCTGGCTCTGGATACCACAAACGATAAGAATCGAAATTACTATTACGGACTGGAAACCTTTTTCTTTACGATTACATCCATTATCATCCCTTTATTTGTTGGGTGGTTTATCATATCTTCAAAAACAATGGGATGGTTTGGTGAGCATCGGGCTTATCAGTTCATTACGCTTGGTGTATTCATTCTAACAATTATTTCATCCATTGTAATCCATAAGGAAAAATTTAAAAATCCGAAACAAAAGAAATTTCTGCATTTCCACTTTGACAGATTATGGCACAAAATGCTGTTCCTGGCCGGATTAAAAGGACTTGCACAGGGATATTTGGTGACAGCACCGGCTATTCTAATTATGTATTTAATTGGTGACGAAGGATCCTTGGGAACCATTCAGGCTATAAGCGGAATCGTAACGGCAATTGTACTGTATTTGCTGGGACGATTTTCTAAACCGGAACATCGCATCTACATATTTACAGTGGGTTTACTCATTTTTGTTGCAGGTACAATGGCCAATGCAATCATGTTCTCGGCAACAGGTGCAATGGTGTTTATGTTGGCGATGGTTTTATTCAGACCCTTGCACGATATTGCCTATTTTCCGATTCAGATGAGAGTTATTGATGTGCTATCTAGAAAGGAGAAACGAAACGAATTTGCTTACATCTTTAATCATGAATTTGGACTTTTTGTAGGACGGGTATTCGGATTAGTGATGTTTTTGTTACTAACGCACTATGTTTCGGAAGTGTTCGCTCTTAAGTATTCTTTACTGATAATTGCACTACTGCAATTAATCTCTATTCCTGTAGCCAAGATGATTATCAGACATACGGATAAAGAGGAATTTAAATCAAATGACTTGAATGTAAAATTGGAAGATGTAAGTGATACATCTGCAGTAAAACCTGCAGTTTAA
- a CDS encoding DUF4405 domain-containing protein yields MIRKIVSTTLLVSLLAIASSGIMMILIDSFEFQLRMHPVHKIFGIVMTIAGILHVYYNFKSIKKYLDSKTVLVFGIVMIAIMMLLYVVGFNKPLDKSIIKEIEISTSMLKD; encoded by the coding sequence ATGATAAGAAAAATAGTTTCTACCACATTGCTTGTTTCGTTACTAGCCATAGCATCATCTGGAATAATGATGATACTTATAGACAGTTTCGAATTTCAATTAAGGATGCATCCTGTGCATAAAATATTCGGAATTGTTATGACAATAGCCGGAATCCTCCATGTTTATTACAATTTTAAATCAATAAAAAAATATTTAGACAGTAAAACTGTATTGGTGTTTGGGATTGTAATGATAGCAATTATGATGTTGCTATATGTTGTTGGATTTAATAAGCCACTAGACAAAAGCATTATAAAAGAAATTGAAATCAGCACTTCGATGCTTAAAGATTAA
- a CDS encoding glycoside hydrolase family 130 protein, which produces MDIAKRFEQNPLLAPKDIMPSMVGMEIECLLNPGVFRYNNKTWLLLRVAERPKQEEGKVSFPVYNKDGVIEILSFDENDADLDLSDPRIVIYKGDYYLTTLSHLRLVCSDDNIAFAEPDGYAPIMGVGSQETFGIEDCRVATMNDGYHLTYTKVSAHGVGVGYIQTKDWKQFDRRGMIFPPHNKDCAIFEEKINGKYYALHRPSSPELGGNYIWIAESPDCIHWGNHQLLAKTRAGKWDSARLGAGSAPIRTEKGWLEIYHGATKENRYCLGALLLDLNDPSIVLARSEEPIMEPIMEYEKTGFFGNVVFTNGHIVTGDTITIYYGASDEVICGAEFSISEILQSLNY; this is translated from the coding sequence ATGGATATCGCAAAGAGATTTGAGCAGAACCCCTTGCTCGCACCAAAAGACATCATGCCAAGTATGGTAGGGATGGAGATTGAATGTTTGTTAAACCCTGGTGTGTTTCGCTATAATAATAAAACTTGGTTATTGCTTCGGGTGGCAGAACGCCCTAAACAAGAGGAGGGGAAAGTTAGCTTTCCTGTATATAATAAGGATGGAGTAATTGAAATTTTAAGTTTCGACGAAAACGATGCCGATTTAGATTTATCCGATCCAAGGATTGTTATTTATAAAGGAGATTATTACCTAACCACTCTTTCTCATCTTCGATTGGTTTGCAGCGATGATAATATTGCTTTCGCAGAGCCTGATGGTTACGCTCCAATTATGGGAGTCGGTTCTCAGGAAACTTTCGGAATAGAAGATTGTCGGGTTGCAACAATGAATGATGGATATCATTTGACCTATACAAAGGTTTCTGCCCATGGGGTTGGAGTTGGTTATATCCAGACTAAAGATTGGAAACAGTTTGATCGTCGCGGAATGATTTTCCCACCACACAATAAGGATTGTGCCATTTTCGAAGAAAAGATTAACGGTAAATATTATGCACTTCATCGTCCGAGTAGTCCCGAATTAGGAGGGAATTACATTTGGATTGCTGAATCGCCCGATTGTATTCATTGGGGAAACCATCAATTGCTGGCAAAAACACGAGCCGGAAAATGGGATAGTGCTAGACTTGGTGCCGGTTCAGCGCCCATTAGAACCGAAAAGGGCTGGCTGGAAATTTACCACGGAGCAACAAAAGAAAACAGATATTGTTTGGGTGCTTTACTATTGGATTTAAATGATCCTTCGATAGTGCTTGCCCGCAGCGAGGAACCCATTATGGAACCCATTATGGAATATGAGAAAACCGGATTTTTCGGCAATGTGGTTTTTACCAATGGACATATCGTTACAGGCGATACGATTACAATTTACTACGGAGCTTCAGATGAAGTGATTTGTGGGGCTGAATTCTCTATAAGTGAAATTTTACAATCGTTAAACTATTAA
- a CDS encoding 4Fe-4S binding protein, giving the protein MASSKINSKKIESWLAIIAMLVVIIAWFVGRQLEGADILSSVKAKMPEIVKLEKIDEATYKIYNSEEEQLGYLTMESSMGYGGPLLMAVAVDQKGKVFDLAVVNSKETPSYLKKVLDAKFLDRIIGKSYQEDYSLGKEVDGISSATYSSRAILEASKKGNRFIAANVLGFDVPKEESPTIQFGTAEMVLLLLFAVGYFAHKKTFKHTKIARWGTMLVGLFVIGFYYNQPFTLSMINQLLLGYFPPLHSHLYWYLLLGGIFLVLTVDNKNPYCQWFCPFGAAQECMGLVGGAKPRSAGKFKMVFKWTLRIITLFAIVVALLVRNPGVTSYEIFGTLFKLTGSNFQFAILGIILVSSMFVKRPWCTYLCPIGAVADHFTHVRRLIMNKWKAKRANP; this is encoded by the coding sequence ATGGCTAGTAGTAAAATAAATAGTAAGAAAATAGAATCATGGTTGGCTATTATTGCCATGCTGGTAGTAATAATAGCTTGGTTCGTTGGAAGGCAATTGGAGGGTGCAGATATCCTTTCCTCGGTTAAGGCAAAAATGCCTGAGATCGTCAAATTGGAAAAAATTGACGAAGCGACTTACAAAATTTACAATTCGGAAGAAGAACAGTTAGGGTATCTGACCATGGAATCATCAATGGGTTATGGTGGTCCACTACTAATGGCTGTTGCTGTTGATCAAAAAGGGAAAGTGTTTGATTTAGCAGTAGTTAACTCAAAAGAAACCCCTTCCTATCTAAAAAAAGTTCTCGATGCTAAGTTTTTAGATCGAATTATTGGCAAATCGTATCAAGAAGACTATTCACTGGGCAAAGAGGTAGATGGTATTTCAAGTGCTACTTATTCGTCTCGAGCTATATTGGAAGCCTCAAAAAAAGGGAACCGGTTTATTGCAGCCAATGTGCTTGGTTTTGATGTTCCGAAAGAAGAATCACCCACCATACAGTTTGGTACTGCTGAAATGGTTTTGCTCTTACTTTTTGCAGTGGGATATTTCGCTCATAAAAAAACCTTTAAACACACAAAAATAGCTAGGTGGGGAACCATGCTCGTCGGCCTATTTGTAATCGGATTTTATTACAATCAACCTTTTACACTTTCCATGATAAACCAGTTGCTTTTGGGGTATTTTCCTCCCTTACATTCGCATTTGTATTGGTATCTGCTTTTGGGGGGTATTTTTCTTGTACTTACCGTAGATAATAAAAACCCGTATTGTCAATGGTTTTGCCCATTTGGAGCCGCTCAAGAGTGCATGGGATTGGTGGGAGGAGCAAAACCAAGATCGGCTGGGAAATTTAAGATGGTGTTTAAGTGGACCTTACGAATAATAACTCTGTTTGCCATTGTTGTAGCATTATTAGTAAGAAATCCCGGTGTAACGAGCTACGAAATATTTGGGACTTTGTTTAAACTAACGGGAAGTAATTTCCAATTTGCGATATTGGGAATCATTTTAGTCTCATCAATGTTTGTTAAAAGACCGTGGTGTACTTATCTATGTCCGATAGGTGCTGTGGCAGATCATTTTACTCATGTAAGAAGATTGATAATGAACAAATGGAAAGCAAAAAGAGCAAACCCTTAA
- a CDS encoding helix-turn-helix domain-containing protein yields MHNKEDLPFHYYSETYKKVNLMDGHPILSIDPNLPFTMTQIGIMNDDAQAEFPHRHDYYTILFIEDGSGKHIIDYEAYEIKPPAFYFISKGQIHFWKLKKALTGKVILFPREFLIPPATGFNDEDDLVIFNGLSKAPDVCINDDNLPKIQELLGALSEEYARESECSLSIFRAYTHVLLVNLLRIYAKEQPTNILDTTNTMVRKFRQLVSENYLTVRSVQEYADLIGISATHLRDTVKDITGYSPGQLIRQEIIFEAKRRLANTESTTAQIAYALNFEDASYFSRFFKRETGKSSSKYREEIRKKYHIKL; encoded by the coding sequence ATGCATAATAAAGAAGACTTACCATTCCATTATTATTCAGAAACTTATAAAAAAGTTAATTTAATGGATGGTCATCCCATTCTTTCCATTGATCCGAATCTTCCATTTACAATGACTCAAATTGGAATAATGAATGATGATGCTCAAGCTGAATTTCCTCATCGGCATGATTATTATACAATCCTATTTATAGAAGATGGTTCGGGAAAACATATAATCGACTACGAAGCGTACGAAATAAAGCCACCTGCTTTTTATTTTATTTCGAAAGGGCAAATCCATTTTTGGAAGCTAAAAAAAGCATTAACCGGAAAGGTTATTCTTTTTCCAAGAGAATTTCTTATTCCTCCTGCAACCGGTTTTAACGATGAAGATGATTTGGTAATTTTTAATGGTTTAAGTAAAGCTCCAGACGTTTGCATTAATGATGATAATTTACCTAAAATACAGGAATTACTTGGTGCTCTTAGCGAAGAGTACGCGAGAGAATCAGAATGTTCTCTTTCAATATTTAGGGCTTATACTCATGTTTTACTAGTGAATCTGCTTCGTATTTATGCCAAGGAACAGCCAACGAATATTTTGGATACCACGAATACAATGGTTCGTAAATTCAGACAACTGGTTTCGGAAAATTATCTCACTGTTCGTTCTGTACAGGAATACGCTGATTTGATAGGAATAAGTGCAACTCATCTTAGAGATACCGTTAAAGACATTACCGGTTATTCGCCTGGGCAATTGATTCGACAAGAAATAATTTTTGAAGCAAAAAGAAGATTAGCCAATACGGAATCAACAACAGCGCAAATTGCTTACGCGCTTAATTTTGAAGACGCTTCCTATTTTAGCCGGTTTTTCAAACGTGAAACGGGGAAAAGTTCATCAAAGTACAGAGAAGAAATCAGAAAAAAATACCACATTAAACTCTAG
- a CDS encoding DUF3861 domain-containing protein yields the protein MRYKITVEEIVDENKFSDEKLEFEAESHENILAIVEKLKQHPDFDNNEAAILGVGLKLFTAVMLKQKDNSLFENLMPHFKDFMKRLKSSGKGK from the coding sequence ATGAGATATAAAATAACGGTAGAGGAAATTGTTGATGAAAACAAATTCTCTGATGAAAAATTAGAATTTGAAGCTGAAAGCCATGAAAATATTTTGGCAATTGTTGAGAAGTTGAAACAGCATCCCGATTTTGATAATAATGAGGCAGCTATATTGGGAGTTGGGTTGAAATTATTTACAGCTGTTATGCTAAAGCAAAAGGACAATTCACTATTTGAAAATTTGATGCCTCATTTTAAAGATTTTATGAAGAGATTAAAAAGTTCCGGGAAAGGAAAATAA
- the pyk gene encoding pyruvate kinase, with protein MPKTFLSNHKTKIVATIGPASDAPEMLERLMRAGMNIARLNFSHGDFSDHAERIARIRAAQEATGRRVAIMADLPGPKMRLGTIAEEPIQLASGDSFTLTSEDIIGNQQRVSVSFERLPKVVKIGDRLFLNDGLVQLIVENITDIDVHCKVSVGGELRSRKGLNLPGINLGLSAFTDHDYACLKFALENGVDAVSQSFVETAADIENVRKAARSLGKDPFIIAKIERADALDNFDEILKASDGIMVARGDLGVEVPIQKMAIIQKELINKCRMAGKPVITATQMLESMTVSRLPTRAESTDVANAILDGTDCIMLSGESAMGKYPEESVKMLADIANYTEEHRLAHRPIDLNVVFDPQNPTGAAALSSMVENALRTVPCAGVFTPTRTGKTARMISRFAPEVWIVAVSQHVNVCQGLTFSYGVHPVLLSQDPENWNEFARIWLHEREIKGGIAMLVAGPSSLNPNANPRMEFLRISQK; from the coding sequence ATGCCAAAAACATTCTTGTCAAATCATAAAACAAAAATAGTCGCAACCATTGGCCCGGCTTCCGACGCGCCTGAAATGCTCGAACGTTTAATGCGAGCCGGTATGAATATCGCCCGACTTAATTTTTCTCATGGTGATTTTTCAGATCATGCCGAACGAATAGCACGTATCCGGGCAGCTCAAGAAGCAACCGGCCGCAGGGTGGCCATCATGGCTGATTTACCGGGTCCAAAGATGCGCCTGGGTACGATAGCTGAGGAACCTATTCAATTGGCATCCGGCGATAGCTTTACACTAACCAGCGAAGACATTATTGGCAATCAACAGCGTGTTTCGGTAAGTTTTGAGCGCTTGCCTAAGGTTGTTAAGATTGGTGACAGGCTCTTCTTAAACGATGGATTGGTGCAACTCATTGTAGAAAATATTACTGATATCGATGTTCACTGCAAAGTGTCTGTGGGTGGTGAGTTGCGCTCCCGAAAAGGCCTCAATTTGCCGGGTATAAATCTTGGATTAAGTGCGTTTACTGATCATGACTATGCATGTCTTAAATTTGCCTTAGAAAATGGGGTGGATGCGGTCAGTCAATCGTTCGTAGAAACAGCTGCTGACATTGAAAATGTACGAAAAGCAGCTCGTAGTCTTGGCAAAGACCCATTTATTATCGCAAAAATAGAACGTGCTGATGCTCTGGATAATTTTGACGAAATACTCAAGGCTTCAGATGGCATCATGGTGGCCCGGGGTGATTTGGGTGTGGAGGTTCCGATTCAGAAAATGGCCATCATACAAAAAGAGCTGATTAATAAATGCAGGATGGCTGGTAAACCGGTTATTACTGCTACTCAAATGTTAGAATCGATGACCGTTAGCCGCTTACCGACTCGTGCTGAATCAACGGATGTCGCAAATGCTATTCTGGATGGAACAGATTGCATCATGCTTTCGGGGGAATCAGCAATGGGCAAATATCCCGAAGAGTCGGTTAAAATGCTGGCGGATATTGCTAATTACACAGAGGAACACCGCCTTGCACATAGACCAATTGACTTGAATGTTGTTTTCGATCCGCAAAATCCTACTGGAGCCGCAGCTCTTTCAAGCATGGTGGAGAATGCATTGCGAACTGTGCCTTGTGCAGGTGTATTTACACCTACCCGAACTGGTAAAACTGCCAGGATGATTTCGCGATTTGCTCCCGAAGTTTGGATTGTAGCTGTAAGCCAACATGTGAATGTTTGTCAAGGGCTCACCTTCTCGTACGGAGTGCATCCTGTTCTGCTTAGCCAAGACCCTGAAAACTGGAATGAATTTGCCCGAATATGGCTGCATGAACGAGAAATTAAGGGTGGAATTGCCATGTTAGTGGCAGGCCCATCCTCTCTTAATCCAAACGCCAATCCCCGAATGGAGTTTTTACGTATCTCGCAAAAATAA
- a CDS encoding family 20 glycosylhydrolase, producing the protein MKKNILWMIFLCLMIQIVGCTVEKNEYNIIPYPQDLIELDGQFIINNTCKVLYSGSQSSSFVAQSFCDFIQPATGISIDPQEVVGGDIPEGTICFYEDSTIKGIEGSYQLEITPEKILVKSNNSVGLYYGFQTIRQLLPVVVESNEKCNNIDWTVPCATINDAPELSYRGLHLDVGRHFYPVDFIKKYIDLLALHKMNVFHWHLTEDQGWRIEIKKYPKLAEIAAFRDETLIGDGGTSNPKYDGKRYGGFYTQEQAREIVKYAADRFITVIPEIELPGHAQAALAAYPEFGCVGGSYEVAKRWGVSKEVYCAGNEKSFEFLEDVLLEVMDIFPSKYIHIGGDECPKDRWNECPKCKNRMYEENFKDAHELQSYFIGRIEKFLNKHGRNIIGWDEILEGGLAPNATVMSWRGIKGGIEAAKQKHNVIMTPNSHFYLDHYQNNPEKEPLAIGGFLTLQKVYSYNPFSEELTKDEMKYIIGVQGNLWTEYMPTSDHVEYMAYPRACAISEVGWLPFEKRNFEKFSIRMKRHFKRLDLLGVNYFNKVLMPKASVSKVEFIESETLEFSNVSFNANLYYTLDGTIPDQTSKLYKEPIVIDKEGVVKAIAINEEGEESEVLVIKAVKLQFIEGKSAVGNSKGLNSKLCLGKFSSCDEVDVAEGDYYPVLNIQIPNNAPQYNFGIVLEGKLKIHQNGLYKFRLGSDDGSMFYLNNNLVIDNDGDHGMEYKNARLALNKGVYPVKFVYFQGTGGEGLKFEVETPDGSKIDEFTEFLSH; encoded by the coding sequence ATGAAAAAAAATATTTTATGGATGATCTTTCTATGTTTGATGATCCAAATTGTAGGTTGTACAGTTGAAAAAAATGAGTACAATATTATTCCTTATCCTCAGGATTTAATTGAATTGGATGGGCAATTTATAATTAATAATACATGTAAAGTATTGTATTCCGGAAGTCAGAGTAGTTCATTTGTAGCACAGTCTTTTTGTGATTTTATTCAACCTGCAACGGGGATATCGATCGATCCTCAAGAAGTTGTAGGTGGAGACATACCTGAAGGGACTATTTGTTTTTATGAAGATTCAACAATAAAAGGAATTGAAGGTAGCTATCAATTAGAAATAACTCCTGAAAAGATTCTTGTTAAATCAAACAACTCTGTTGGCTTGTATTACGGTTTTCAGACGATTAGGCAATTATTGCCAGTGGTTGTCGAGAGTAATGAAAAGTGTAATAATATAGATTGGACAGTACCATGCGCTACAATCAATGATGCACCAGAATTATCATATAGAGGTTTGCATTTGGATGTTGGCCGTCATTTTTACCCTGTTGATTTTATTAAGAAGTACATAGATTTATTGGCTCTTCATAAAATGAATGTATTTCACTGGCATCTAACTGAAGATCAGGGATGGAGAATTGAGATTAAGAAATATCCGAAACTTGCGGAAATTGCAGCTTTTAGAGATGAAACTCTTATTGGTGATGGAGGAACTAGTAATCCGAAATATGATGGTAAGAGATATGGGGGATTTTATACTCAAGAGCAGGCACGTGAAATTGTAAAATATGCTGCAGATCGTTTTATTACAGTTATTCCAGAGATAGAATTGCCTGGACATGCTCAAGCAGCATTAGCAGCATATCCGGAATTCGGATGTGTTGGTGGTTCTTATGAGGTTGCAAAACGTTGGGGAGTTTCTAAGGAAGTTTATTGCGCAGGAAATGAAAAGAGTTTCGAGTTTTTGGAAGATGTACTTTTGGAAGTAATGGATATTTTTCCTTCCAAATATATACATATTGGAGGAGATGAATGTCCGAAAGATCGTTGGAATGAGTGCCCAAAGTGTAAAAATAGAATGTATGAGGAGAATTTCAAAGATGCTCATGAACTACAAAGCTATTTTATTGGAAGAATAGAGAAGTTTTTAAATAAACATGGCCGAAATATTATTGGTTGGGATGAGATTTTAGAGGGTGGATTAGCTCCCAATGCTACAGTGATGTCATGGAGAGGAATTAAAGGAGGAATTGAAGCGGCCAAACAAAAGCATAATGTTATAATGACCCCTAATTCTCATTTTTATTTGGATCATTATCAGAATAATCCTGAAAAGGAACCATTGGCAATAGGTGGTTTTCTTACTTTACAAAAAGTATACTCTTATAATCCATTTTCGGAAGAACTAACGAAAGATGAGATGAAATATATTATTGGAGTACAAGGAAATTTATGGACGGAATATATGCCAACTAGTGATCATGTTGAGTACATGGCATATCCTCGTGCTTGTGCTATTTCAGAGGTTGGATGGCTCCCTTTTGAGAAGCGTAATTTTGAGAAATTTTCAATAAGAATGAAAAGGCATTTTAAGAGATTGGATTTACTTGGAGTGAATTATTTTAATAAAGTATTAATGCCCAAAGCTTCAGTTTCAAAAGTAGAGTTTATTGAAAGTGAAACGCTTGAATTTTCTAATGTTTCATTCAATGCTAATTTATACTATACGCTTGATGGAACAATTCCAGATCAGACATCAAAACTATATAAGGAACCAATTGTGATTGATAAAGAGGGCGTCGTTAAAGCGATTGCTATTAATGAAGAGGGAGAAGAGAGTGAAGTTTTAGTGATTAAAGCAGTGAAGCTACAATTTATTGAAGGAAAATCTGCAGTTGGAAATTCTAAAGGCTTGAACAGCAAATTATGCCTAGGGAAATTTAGTTCATGTGATGAAGTCGATGTTGCTGAAGGAGATTATTATCCAGTATTAAATATTCAGATTCCAAATAATGCACCTCAATACAATTTTGGAATTGTATTGGAAGGGAAATTGAAGATTCATCAAAATGGTCTGTATAAGTTTCGCTTAGGTTCTGATGATGGATCTATGTTCTATTTAAACAATAATTTGGTAATTGATAATGATGGTGATCATGGCATGGAGTATAAGAATGCTAGACTGGCTCTCAACAAAGGGGTGTATCCTGTTAAGTTTGTTTATTTTCAGGGAACCGGAGGTGAAGGTCTAAAGTTTGAAGTTGAAACTCCAGATGGTAGCAAAATTGATGAATTTACTGAGTTCTTGAGTCATTAA
- a CDS encoding dehalogenase, whose protein sequence is MKLISWIWFWYVLVGFLMGGGAVMIWHILKNANLKLVWYEWILVILSFVTFMFMSQTFIASFQEFEPQAAWLSVVFMGMPILIMAVVVFRSLTKRAAKNKKINL, encoded by the coding sequence ATGAAATTAATTAGTTGGATTTGGTTCTGGTATGTTTTGGTCGGTTTTTTAATGGGTGGAGGAGCTGTTATGATATGGCACATTCTAAAAAATGCTAATTTAAAATTAGTTTGGTACGAGTGGATTTTAGTGATTCTGAGCTTTGTTACTTTTATGTTTATGAGTCAAACCTTTATTGCATCTTTTCAAGAGTTTGAACCCCAGGCAGCATGGCTTTCTGTTGTGTTTATGGGAATGCCTATTCTAATAATGGCTGTCGTTGTATTCAGATCCTTAACGAAGAGAGCTGCTAAAAATAAAAAAATTAATTTATGA